In one Modestobacter sp. L9-4 genomic region, the following are encoded:
- a CDS encoding SgcJ/EcaC family oxidoreductase: MSAGHPQDTQIRALYARYLAGWNQRSGVTVSSVFADDGELIDLDGTLRSGRLSIAADMRRMFAEHATPTFVGVVRSVRRLADGVVLLHAVAGMVPPGADGVDPALHTVHALTAVEDAGRWKIALLQSTPARYGGRADAVAALTAELDAAR, encoded by the coding sequence TTGAGCGCAGGCCATCCGCAGGACACCCAGATCCGCGCGCTGTACGCGCGGTACCTGGCCGGCTGGAACCAGCGCAGCGGCGTCACGGTCTCCTCGGTGTTCGCCGACGACGGCGAGCTGATCGACCTCGACGGAACGCTGCGCAGCGGCCGGCTGAGCATCGCCGCCGACATGCGCCGGATGTTCGCCGAGCACGCCACCCCCACCTTCGTCGGCGTCGTCCGCTCGGTGCGCCGGCTCGCCGACGGGGTGGTCCTGCTGCACGCGGTGGCCGGCATGGTGCCCCCCGGCGCGGACGGCGTCGACCCGGCGCTGCACACCGTGCACGCGCTGACCGCGGTCGAGGACGCCGGCCGGTGGAAGATCGCCCTGCTGCAGAGCACCCCCGCCCGCTACGGCGGCCGTGCCGACGCGGTGGCCGCACTGACCGCGGAGCTGGACGCCGCCCGGTGA